The region tatttcaataaaattttactttgcataaaaaaatattttcatcacgAACACATTTCATATTGTGTCTTAATTTAGAGTCGATAAttttgtttgcaaaatgttaaaaaataacattaaaatttcagggCGCTGACGAAGGTTTCGATATGTTAAAGACAGTTCTAGGAGtgagtaatattaaaacatagaAATTTATGcacatattaatgtaattttctttacgaaatctaaattaaccgactaattaaataaaagaattactaACAAGATTAATTGACAATCATTAATATCAATGGTAAtgctttgtaaattttgtaatatattttcatcactttattaaatatgaattatttcatttcataattaGACGATCTAAACATCTATTAAGACTTAATTTACTCATAATTCGATAGAAATTGATGAggtaacaacaattttcataCGACAGTATGGTACATCGAATCCTTCACATCCTGTTCTACAACTACAAGACAAATGTATCTTGGAAAAAATGTCGAAGGTCTCACTATTCACATGTAAACAGCAATATTAAACATGgttgcataaaaaattaaatctgctGAAACAAAGGCTAATTATTGCAGTCATGGTcggttaatgttttaatattaataaataagtttattgtaaaatgtcaCAACGGTTTTAATGCGTTGCGTCGATTTTACTGGTTTTGTAGATTTTTGTTCAAAGCTGGTTTTCCCACTATGTCAATGATTCATGATTTTGACCGGTTGCAAAACTCAAATGCAAATTcttcatattataaaacaattatttcttctGTAGAATAACTCTGTCGAACCCAACTTAACTACTTTCCAATCTTCCAATCTAACCGACTCGACCCTTGAAACTACCACAATCTTCGATCTTGAGAATGAAAATGCTACACTACTTCACCCTAACGATACCACCACTTTTCCACCACTTTTCGACTTGGAAGACACCAATTCCACCCTCTTCAACGACACCATGAGATTCGCAAGACAAGAAGAAGATTTGAATGAAACGGCAgagaaaaaggaaaaaaaggaAGAGGATGACAAGGAATTCGCGTCCCAAATTGATGAAGAAAGTAGCGAAGAGGATGAAAACATGATCACTGGCCTTCTGGGTTCTTTGCTTGGAAGTTTAAGCAGAGTATGTTCACTCGTTTTTCcgcatcaatatttaaataacttttgatgatttttagcCAGATGGAAGTATAGATCTTGAAGCAATTACAAGTTTGTTGGGCAGTTTGAGTACAGtaagttgtttaaatttgtttaactaGCCAAgttgaaatgttatttttagcaAAATCCTGATGGCACCTATAACTTTGACGGCCTTACCGAATTGTTAATGGGTTTCTTTGGAGTAAGTGTTTTCCACAATATTATTGCCAGTAAATTCTATTGTCTGagacttatattttaataacatatctTTATGACGGAAGGTTAAGTGCAGTTTAAGAAAGATCTATAgcagaaattatataataatttaataatagtattcGGTTCTTTGTTATGTTAAGttacgacatttatttttgctaTTAGAAACTGTGCATAGGTAATGTGTTATATTAGTGAGGCATAAACtgtaatcatttattacagtGTTCCAACAATTTTCAATGTGCCACATTAAAACTACacaaatgactaatgctaatcagtcatgtataatatttcatcaattttaattaatttcaacttaTAATCACaggttacaaatattttttttagggAGGTGGAGAGGAAGGTGGTTCAGATGTGGCAGCATTCCTTGGTGGATTGGTTGGAGCAGTATTGAAAGGATCAGCACAAAATCCACCCGGAGGGCCCGTAAGTACACAATAAGCAAACTTTTAACTTGTCCAaacgtaaattttatatatgaattataaaatcgtacatgtattacaaatatttcatacacatattataatagtaaaaattaattgttaacgtTTAActgtgatttaaataaataatcaataaaaaatgaataataattatgcaaTTGACAGGAAATGAAGTGAAAAAGAGCAGTAAACGAACGGCCTTGCCACttgtgtaataattaaaagggcctaaaaaatattctcatgtgtataattataagaaaccACTTAACTTTTGCGGTCTGTATCACTGACCggattaattatcatttacaatttattaccaCTAATTATCCTTTTGTGTTCTTTAGAAAGGCGTCGGACTTTTCACAGGAAAACTAGTAGGAGGAATCCTTCCAGCCTTGAGCGGCCCGGTAAATATGacgaaattgaaaaaatgcaCTTTTAGAAAACCGCTTAATAGGATTTTGCACTTTCACATTTGACTCACACAGCATTgcgacatttaataattttttaatgtcggTTTTTGATGTGGTCGAAACGCAAATCGAAAGCTCCCGAGTTTTACGTTGACAAGTAAGTTATTAATTGCATTAGTTGTTTTATTAGGCAGAACATggttttgtgtgtgtgtgtgtcaatgttgaatatttataataataatttaatttaaaacaatacaatgAGTAtgaaactaatttcagcaaccAACTGTTGATCCACAATCAACAGCACCACCGCCAGCACCCTCGATAGATTCGGGCAGTTTTCTCGGAGGGCTGATCAAAGGTGTTTTACAAAGCAGCGGATTTGAGGGTCTATCGGGAATCAGTGGGAGCAGTTCTGGAAGTAGCAGTGGTGGCAACAAAGGAGGTGGTGGAGTcagttattttcattttatcaatCTTCATCTGAGTTGTTAAACTTTTGATTTGTTGCAGGGAGGATCCAagtttggaatttttaaagctATCTTCTCTATGATTACTTCCATTTTTACTTCATCTTCAGCTAACAAACagtagattataaaaattagtgtgAATATATTTACTAACCAAATTATCTATACTAACAgctaataacaaatataaatatttttgtacagtAACCATATCtatgaagttttatttattgtttcttacCCTTTAATCAATGATTTGTAGAGAAAGAAGAAGACCAAAAAGAGGAAGAAAAAGAGGCCGACTTATGTTCCCGTCTATGGCGGTGGAGATACTTATTACTCTCCAATACCACCAGCACCTAGTTGCCATCAAGAGGAATACGAATCAGAAtctgtaattattattgaagattatttttctatttttctaataattgcaTTTGTTTTCAGTCCTTTATTGACTGGTATGGTATTTTGAAGTCGGTCGCTGGATTTGTTCTTCAGAAAGTGATTTACTCCACTTTTATGTCGACCTATTATGGTAGAGCATACAACTCTACAACATCCCATTGAGGAaaccttaattaaattgtgtacatagaattatttatagacttaattagtttataatttatttttgcaaataaaattatgatttaacaTTTCTTCTTCACTCCAATTCCCTATTTTCATAggaaatcaaaaaatcaaaaagaaatatttaataagcaaaaatattatcttacacttatatttaaatagaaaattatcatacatacaaataatttttataattacatatcacagcattaaattaacagtgCAGACGCAATCAACAGATATTAATCAACAATACAATACATATAGAGGTGCGGAATTAAGTAGTAGTTTGTGGGTATGTAAgtatcacaatttattttactgcttattTTAAGTACTcgctaaattataaatatgacatATTGGAATTTGGctgtaaatttaacaaactGAAAGAAAACGAAATGAGAGAACaactatataaattgtatttccaAGTAAAGCTTTCATAATTCATAAACAAAATgccaaaatgaaattcatattatataaaagccGGATCTTAAGAAAAACCCGTTGCAACCAAAAATACCGGTACCTACCAACCATTACCCAATTACCCGTTTCGAACTTAACAGTAGGAAAGAAAACGGAAGAAAGCTATACACGCACAGTACAGTCGCAATCAAAAACGATGTACATCATCGGTACGACATTGAAACTAATTGTAAGTCGGTGAGAGTGGACACAAGAATTCGGTTCGGTGTCGCTTTTGAATTTCGGGCCGAAAAACCGTGCGAGAAACAGTGAAGAAGAAAAGACAAGAGAATTCGCGAAAGTGTCAAGTGCAGTTTTAGAAATTAACAGGAGGCGAAAGTAAGTCGGATTCATTTCTAAATTGACGATCgcttatgtaatttattatggaaattttatGAGGTGGCATCTACCATGCTAACTGCTTTATGTGCCATGTGTTTCCGAATGTAATTTTGCGGCTTGATCGAATGTAGCCACATTTGTGAGCTAGCCTTTTTTAGATACTGTCCCCCACCGCATTTTATCGTCGGGGATAACGTAACACCCACTTTTAAACAAA is a window of Aethina tumida isolate Nest 87 chromosome 7, icAetTumi1.1, whole genome shotgun sequence DNA encoding:
- the LOC109608893 gene encoding keratin, type I cytoskeletal 9 isoform X1, whose product is MLLLYIVLVGSLYFSFVCGFPANFLRKIAESNHFDDFENYLPKFGELPKFQYSTDNNLNLLEDILFKNHTETKNNNETHSPRNLLEEIGDVAEFFREGADEGFDMLKTVLGNNSVEPNLTTFQSSNLTDSTLETTTIFDLENENATLLHPNDTTTFPPLFDLEDTNSTLFNDTMRFARQEEDLNETAEKKEKKEEDDKEFASQIDEESSEEDENMITGLLGSLLGSLSRPDGSIDLEAITSLLGSLSTQNPDGTYNFDGLTELLMGFFGGGGEEGGSDVAAFLGGLVGAVLKGSAQNPPGGPKGVGLFTGKLVGGILPALSGPQPTVDPQSTAPPPAPSIDSGSFLGGLIKGVLQSSGFEGLSGISGSSSGSSSGGNKGGGGGGSKFGIFKAIFSMITSIFTSSSANKQ
- the LOC109608893 gene encoding uncharacterized protein LOC109608893 isoform X3, which produces MLLLYIVLVGSLYFSFVCGFPANFLRKIAESNHFDDFENYLPKFGELPKFQYSTDNNLNLLEDILFKNHTETKNNNETHSPRNLLEEIGDVAEFFREGADEGFDMLKTVLGNNSVEPNLTTFQSSNLTDSTLETTTIFDLENENATLLHPNDTTTFPPLFDLEDTNSTLFNDTMRFARQEEDLNETAEKKEKKEEDDKEFASQIDEESSEEDENMITGLLGSLLGSLSRPDGSIDLEAITSLLGSLSTQNPDGTYNFDGLTELLMGFFGGGGEEGGSDVAAFLGGLVGAVLKGSAQNPPGGPKGVGLFTGKLVGGILPALSGPVNMTKLKKCTFRKPLNRILHFHI
- the LOC109608893 gene encoding uncharacterized protein LOC109608893 isoform X2; its protein translation is MLLLYIVLVGSLYFSFVCGFPANFLRKIAESNHFDDFENYLPKFGELPKFQYSTDNNLNLLEDILFKNHTETKNNNETHSPRNLLEEIGDVAEFFRENNSVEPNLTTFQSSNLTDSTLETTTIFDLENENATLLHPNDTTTFPPLFDLEDTNSTLFNDTMRFARQEEDLNETAEKKEKKEEDDKEFASQIDEESSEEDENMITGLLGSLLGSLSRPDGSIDLEAITSLLGSLSTQNPDGTYNFDGLTELLMGFFGGGGEEGGSDVAAFLGGLVGAVLKGSAQNPPGGPKGVGLFTGKLVGGILPALSGPQPTVDPQSTAPPPAPSIDSGSFLGGLIKGVLQSSGFEGLSGISGSSSGSSSGGNKGGGGGGSKFGIFKAIFSMITSIFTSSSANKQ